A window from Catalinimonas alkaloidigena encodes these proteins:
- a CDS encoding efflux RND transporter periplasmic adaptor subunit, with amino-acid sequence MKRLSNGLFADLMRQVATERLFAEEPLVYPHSAPRTPAYPRRTRRALRFTYGVLGALTLAVALTSCHKEITADGRRDDQFCLTDTLMKHLEVSPVQLTALPGELRLTARIEPDESRVIDVFPLVGGYVQEVNVQLGDYVEKGQTLAVIKSGEIAEYEQQLIAAQSNLLIAQKNLDVAEDLYQGQLSSERELITARREFEKAEGEVNRLKEVFKIYTIGKRSDYVLKAPIAGFVVEKNVNHDMQIRSDKADKLFTIAQLNEVWVVANVYETDIARVREGFEARVVMLSYPDQVLTGKVDKVYNVLDPLTRTMKVRIRLPNPDYRLKPDMFANVTIRYAENRELPTIPGQAVIFDKSRSFVMLYRDRCQVETREVEVDRTLDGQAFVRRGLSPGEQVISRYQLMIYDALND; translated from the coding sequence ATGAAACGACTAAGTAATGGATTGTTTGCCGACCTGATGCGTCAGGTCGCTACCGAGCGCCTCTTTGCCGAAGAACCGCTGGTGTATCCTCATTCCGCACCCCGCACCCCGGCCTATCCCCGGCGCACCCGCCGCGCCCTCCGGTTTACCTACGGGGTGCTGGGGGCGCTGACCCTGGCGGTGGCGTTGACTTCCTGCCACAAGGAAATTACGGCGGATGGCCGCAGGGACGACCAGTTTTGCCTGACCGATACGCTGATGAAGCACCTGGAAGTGAGCCCGGTGCAACTGACTGCGCTACCCGGCGAACTGCGGCTGACGGCCCGCATCGAGCCGGACGAAAGCCGGGTGATCGACGTGTTTCCGCTGGTGGGGGGCTACGTGCAGGAAGTGAACGTGCAACTGGGCGACTACGTGGAAAAGGGCCAGACGCTGGCGGTGATCAAGAGCGGGGAGATTGCCGAATACGAGCAGCAGCTGATCGCGGCGCAGTCGAACCTGCTGATCGCGCAGAAAAACCTCGACGTGGCCGAAGACCTCTACCAGGGGCAGCTCTCGTCCGAACGCGAACTGATCACGGCCCGCCGCGAATTCGAGAAGGCCGAGGGCGAAGTGAATCGCCTGAAAGAAGTCTTTAAGATCTACACCATCGGCAAGCGCTCCGACTACGTGCTGAAAGCGCCCATCGCTGGGTTTGTGGTGGAGAAAAACGTGAACCACGACATGCAGATCCGCTCCGACAAGGCCGACAAGCTGTTCACCATCGCGCAACTCAACGAAGTGTGGGTGGTGGCCAACGTGTACGAAACCGACATCGCGCGGGTGCGCGAGGGCTTCGAAGCACGCGTGGTGATGCTGAGCTACCCCGATCAGGTCCTGACGGGCAAAGTCGATAAGGTCTACAACGTGCTCGATCCGCTGACGCGCACCATGAAAGTCCGCATCCGTCTGCCGAACCCCGACTACCGTCTGAAGCCCGACATGTTTGCCAACGTAACGATCCGCTACGCCGAAAACCGGGAGTTACCGACCATTCCGGGGCAGGCCGTCATCTTCGACAAAAGCCGCTCGTTCGTGATGCTGTACCGCGACCGTTGCCAGGTAGAAACCCGCGAGGTGGAAGTAGACCGCACCCTCGACGGACAGGCGTTCGTACGGCGCGGCCTCAGCCCCGGTGAACAGGTCATCTCCCGGTACCAACTCATGATCTACGACGCCCTCAATGATTAG
- a CDS encoding TolC family protein, with amino-acid sequence MNWQFLFLLCAGLTGSVLRAQETGTARVPEPITLAQAEQLFQTNNLMLLAGHYQIEAARAQVVQQKLWDNPQLSLEHNLYNPTTGRVLEVNSPTATQQAVQLQQLIPLAGKRGYRVRVAELSARQTEYELYDLLRSLRYALRQTFFELHFTQASLALYNDQIGSLRHTVALMEVQQKKGNLSLKEFTRVKAFLFQLENERTETLNQLADLQRDFRTLLGRGGETDFRPVVDTDRYRIAKRGAAAQSLAFCMETASEYRYDLKGQATLVELRQADHALQRAMAVPDLTTGLVYDRIGSAFPHYTGVTLGITLPLWNRNQGNIRMARALTAAEQGRLEHHQLTLENEVVAAYQKVHQTEARYQNIDPSFADDFDRLQEGVLQNFEKRNVTLLEFLDFYESYKESILQLYRLENDRIRAYEELNYVVGKTLFNDETTK; translated from the coding sequence ATGAACTGGCAATTTCTTTTTCTTCTTTGTGCAGGCCTCACCGGGAGTGTGCTCCGGGCGCAGGAAACCGGAACGGCGCGTGTGCCGGAGCCGATCACCCTGGCGCAGGCCGAGCAACTGTTTCAGACCAACAACCTGATGCTCCTGGCCGGGCATTACCAGATCGAAGCGGCGCGTGCGCAGGTCGTCCAGCAGAAACTGTGGGACAACCCGCAGCTTTCCCTCGAACACAACCTCTACAACCCCACCACCGGACGGGTGCTGGAAGTTAACTCGCCGACCGCCACACAGCAGGCCGTGCAACTTCAGCAGCTGATTCCGCTGGCGGGCAAGCGGGGCTACCGGGTGCGTGTGGCCGAACTGAGCGCCCGCCAAACCGAATACGAACTCTACGACCTGTTGCGTTCGCTACGCTACGCACTGCGGCAAACGTTTTTTGAACTCCATTTCACGCAGGCCTCGCTGGCGCTGTACAACGATCAGATCGGTTCGTTGCGCCATACGGTCGCGCTGATGGAGGTGCAACAGAAAAAAGGCAACCTCTCGCTCAAGGAGTTCACGCGCGTCAAAGCGTTTCTCTTTCAACTGGAAAACGAGCGGACCGAAACGCTCAACCAACTGGCCGATTTGCAGCGCGACTTCCGGACTCTGCTGGGGCGCGGCGGCGAAACCGACTTCCGTCCGGTGGTCGATACCGACCGGTACCGCATCGCCAAACGGGGGGCTGCCGCGCAGTCGCTGGCGTTTTGCATGGAAACCGCGTCGGAATACCGCTACGACCTGAAAGGGCAGGCCACGCTGGTGGAGCTGCGACAGGCCGACCATGCGCTGCAACGCGCCATGGCGGTGCCCGACCTGACCACGGGGCTGGTCTACGACCGCATCGGGAGCGCCTTCCCGCACTACACCGGCGTAACGCTGGGGATTACGTTACCCCTCTGGAACCGCAATCAGGGCAACATCCGCATGGCGCGAGCGCTGACTGCCGCCGAACAGGGCCGCCTGGAACACCACCAGCTTACCCTCGAAAACGAAGTGGTGGCCGCCTACCAGAAGGTACACCAGACCGAAGCGCGCTACCAGAACATCGATCCCTCGTTTGCCGACGACTTCGACCGGCTGCAGGAGGGCGTGTTGCAAAACTTCGAGAAGCGCAACGTCACGCTCCTGGAATTCCTCGATTTCTACGAAAGCTACAAGGAGAGTATTCTCCAACTCTACCGCCTGGAAAACGACCGCATCCGGGCCTACGAAGAACTGAACTACGTGGTCGGTAAAACCCTCTTCAACGATGAAACGACTAAGTAA
- a CDS encoding FAD-dependent oxidoreductase: protein MTELTQNQSAIVIGASIAGLVTARVLSDHFTKVYLIERDSLSALPQSRKGQPQANHAHILLARGLELLQRYFPGLSAELNAEGATVGDPGHAMIWHTYGGYRAPFSLGKQVLFASRPFLEWKVRERVLPLKNLEVLSGYSAERLVPDLLQQQVMGVRVTSPSGETFTWKADLIVDASGRGSRSGKWLEQIGYAAPQEVKVRCGTGYTTRVYRRQPKTSGLPSWIASTPHAPVERRGGAAFPVEGDRWIVSLFGWHGDHAPCQEEAFRAFARNLPTPELYSLVSRCEPLSDFFTHKFPYSLRRHYEKFDSFPQGYLVLGDAVCSFNPIYGQGMTSALLQAATLDELLQERQGDLWNIAEPYFQRIAKLIDIPWQTAVGEDFRYPQATGPRRWGTGLINAYLSWVHRATHTDPLVSKTLAEVLNLLAPPARLLTPRMVGRVLRNLMRPARLRPSAHRSTLPTLEPISHSSLVKA from the coding sequence ATGACCGAACTCACACAAAACCAGTCTGCCATTGTGATTGGTGCCAGCATCGCCGGCTTAGTTACTGCCCGGGTGCTCTCCGACCACTTTACAAAAGTCTACCTGATTGAGCGCGATTCGCTCTCTGCCCTGCCTCAGTCGCGCAAAGGGCAACCCCAGGCGAACCATGCGCATATTTTGCTGGCCCGAGGGCTGGAATTGCTGCAACGCTATTTCCCCGGGTTGTCGGCCGAACTCAACGCCGAAGGTGCTACGGTCGGCGACCCGGGACACGCGATGATCTGGCACACGTACGGCGGCTATCGGGCTCCGTTTAGCTTAGGAAAGCAGGTGCTGTTTGCCAGCCGTCCTTTTCTGGAGTGGAAAGTCCGGGAGCGGGTACTGCCGTTGAAAAACCTGGAAGTGCTGAGCGGTTATTCAGCAGAGCGACTGGTGCCAGACCTCTTGCAGCAACAGGTGATGGGCGTACGGGTGACGTCACCCAGCGGCGAGACGTTCACGTGGAAGGCCGATCTGATCGTAGATGCCTCCGGACGAGGTTCCCGTTCAGGAAAATGGCTCGAACAGATAGGGTACGCGGCGCCACAGGAGGTGAAGGTGCGCTGTGGAACAGGCTATACGACCCGTGTGTACCGACGTCAGCCTAAAACATCAGGGTTGCCGAGCTGGATCGCAAGTACCCCCCATGCACCGGTCGAGCGGCGCGGAGGGGCCGCGTTTCCGGTAGAGGGCGACCGGTGGATCGTATCCCTCTTTGGCTGGCACGGCGACCACGCTCCCTGCCAGGAGGAGGCGTTTAGGGCGTTTGCCAGAAACTTGCCGACGCCGGAGCTGTACAGTCTGGTGAGTCGGTGTGAGCCGCTTTCCGACTTCTTTACCCACAAATTTCCGTACAGCCTCCGTCGTCATTACGAAAAGTTCGACAGCTTTCCGCAGGGCTATCTGGTGCTGGGCGATGCCGTCTGCAGTTTCAATCCCATCTATGGGCAAGGCATGACTTCCGCCCTGTTGCAGGCGGCTACGCTGGATGAACTGCTGCAGGAGCGGCAGGGGGATCTCTGGAATATCGCAGAACCTTATTTCCAACGTATCGCGAAGCTCATTGATATCCCCTGGCAAACGGCCGTCGGAGAAGATTTTCGCTATCCTCAGGCAACCGGTCCCCGGCGTTGGGGAACTGGCCTGATCAATGCCTACCTCTCGTGGGTACACCGTGCTACCCACACCGATCCCCTGGTCAGCAAAACCTTGGCAGAAGTCCTGAATTTGCTGGCCCCTCCGGCACGTCTGTTAACGCCCCGGATGGTGGGGCGCGTCTTGCGCAACCTGATGCGGCCCGCCCGCCTTCGGCCCAGTGCTCATCGTTCTACCCTACCCACGCTTGAACCAATCTCCCACTCCTCACTCGTAAAAGCGTAG
- a CDS encoding alpha/beta fold hydrolase → MKPATQYTKSGRINIAYQVFGSGPIDLVYIPGWVSNIDWMWACPELVRFLQELGTLARVILFDKRGTGLSDRVVELSTLEERMDDIRAVMDAVGSEKAVLFGHSEGGSVSALFAATYPNRTMALITFGVFAKRRYTPEYPWAPTDDERQKVYDMIENSWGSGDMGLESLAPSKVDDKSFLDWLASYFRSGASPSAALVLTKMNTQVDIIDILGSIEVPTLLMQRTHDIDVKIEEGRFISQRIRGAKFVELEGSDHLFWVGNTAAVMAEMKAFIRDVKPNRKYDKHLLTIVVGRLSPSEPTGLQPRAIVDRLVEQYRGHVVQDHLHTFVATFEGPSKAVHCCIDLRDTLQGTNVQLTVGMHIGECVVEGVNFLGGEAVETVAAIARQASPYQIVVTQTVKYLLSGAGLNFAPHTTLFEATSAEPLALFLVMDQLRSHLPWHGNAQQPLPQNGSLLEDVLQSIDHHLADEAFGIEVLCQEVGISERQLQRKIKSITNKSPNQLIRSVRLHRAKELLLSQQDNIVEIAFQTGFPSPSYFSKCFKQEFGRSPSALLQESV, encoded by the coding sequence ATGAAGCCAGCCACCCAATACACAAAAAGTGGTCGTATCAACATTGCTTACCAGGTATTCGGCTCCGGACCGATCGACCTGGTGTACATTCCCGGATGGGTGTCGAACATCGACTGGATGTGGGCCTGTCCGGAACTGGTGCGCTTCTTACAGGAACTGGGGACCCTTGCCCGGGTCATTCTGTTCGACAAGCGGGGGACGGGGCTGTCCGACCGCGTGGTGGAGCTCTCGACCCTCGAAGAACGGATGGACGACATACGGGCCGTAATGGATGCGGTGGGGTCAGAAAAGGCCGTGTTGTTCGGGCATTCCGAGGGCGGGTCGGTGTCGGCCCTGTTTGCCGCGACGTATCCCAACCGCACCATGGCCCTCATCACCTTCGGGGTGTTTGCCAAACGACGCTACACCCCCGAGTATCCGTGGGCTCCGACCGACGACGAGCGACAGAAGGTGTACGACATGATCGAAAACAGCTGGGGAAGCGGTGACATGGGGCTGGAATCGCTGGCGCCTTCCAAAGTCGACGACAAGTCTTTTCTGGATTGGCTGGCCAGTTACTTCCGTTCGGGGGCCAGTCCGAGTGCGGCGCTGGTGCTGACCAAAATGAATACCCAGGTAGATATCATCGACATTCTGGGTTCCATCGAAGTGCCCACGTTGCTGATGCAGCGTACGCACGACATCGACGTGAAAATTGAAGAGGGACGTTTCATCTCCCAGCGCATCCGGGGCGCTAAGTTCGTGGAGCTAGAGGGGAGCGATCACCTGTTCTGGGTAGGCAATACGGCGGCGGTCATGGCCGAAATGAAAGCCTTTATTCGGGACGTGAAGCCCAACCGGAAGTACGACAAACACCTGCTGACCATTGTAGTAGGACGCCTCTCGCCGTCCGAGCCTACCGGACTGCAGCCGCGGGCGATTGTAGATCGCCTGGTGGAGCAATACCGGGGCCACGTGGTGCAGGACCACCTGCACACCTTCGTGGCCACGTTCGAAGGCCCCAGCAAAGCGGTCCATTGCTGTATCGATTTGCGCGATACGTTGCAGGGCACCAACGTACAACTGACCGTAGGGATGCACATCGGCGAGTGTGTGGTCGAGGGCGTCAATTTTTTGGGTGGAGAGGCCGTGGAGACCGTGGCTGCGATTGCGAGGCAGGCCAGCCCCTACCAGATCGTCGTGACGCAGACCGTCAAGTACCTGTTATCGGGCGCGGGCCTCAATTTCGCCCCGCATACAACTCTTTTCGAGGCTACCTCTGCCGAACCGCTGGCCCTGTTTCTGGTGATGGACCAGCTGCGCTCGCACCTGCCCTGGCACGGCAATGCGCAGCAACCTCTGCCGCAGAACGGCTCGCTTCTCGAAGATGTCTTGCAGAGTATCGACCACCATCTGGCCGACGAAGCGTTCGGCATCGAAGTGCTTTGCCAGGAAGTGGGCATCAGCGAGCGGCAACTGCAGCGTAAAATCAAATCGATCACCAACAAGTCGCCCAACCAGTTGATTCGCTCTGTACGCCTGCACCGGGCCAAGGAGCTGCTCCTGAGCCAGCAGGACAACATTGTGGAAATCGCGTTTCAAACGGGTTTTCCCAGCCCCTCCTATTTCTCCAAGTGTTTTAAGCAGGAGTTTGGCCGTAGTCCGTCGGCCTTGTTGCAGGAAAGCGTCTGA
- a CDS encoding response regulator transcription factor, which translates to MKILLVEDEPKVAQFIKKGLEEQSYEVEVAYDGFLGRRMALDRPYDLIVLDVNLPQVNGYEVCRAIRQHDAKVPVLMLTAFGTMDDKVMGFDVGADDYLVKPFEFRELLVRARALYKRTQYTPRDTNVLRVADLELNLEEKTVRRGDTSIQLTAREFALLEYLLRNRNRVVSRIDIAERVWDVSFDTGTNVIEVYVNFLRKKIDRDFSPKLIHTVVGMGYVLRAS; encoded by the coding sequence ATGAAAATACTGCTGGTAGAAGACGAGCCCAAAGTGGCTCAGTTTATCAAAAAAGGGCTCGAGGAGCAATCTTACGAAGTGGAGGTAGCCTACGACGGCTTTCTGGGACGGCGCATGGCACTGGATCGCCCGTACGACCTGATTGTACTGGACGTAAACCTGCCGCAGGTGAACGGATACGAGGTGTGCCGCGCCATTCGACAGCACGATGCCAAGGTGCCGGTCCTGATGCTGACCGCCTTCGGGACGATGGACGACAAGGTGATGGGCTTCGATGTAGGAGCCGACGATTATCTGGTAAAACCGTTCGAGTTCCGGGAGCTGCTGGTCCGCGCCCGCGCCCTGTACAAACGCACCCAGTATACGCCCCGCGACACGAACGTGCTGCGCGTCGCCGACCTGGAACTGAACCTGGAAGAAAAGACGGTGCGCCGTGGCGACACGTCCATCCAACTGACCGCCCGCGAGTTTGCCCTGTTGGAATACCTGTTGCGCAACCGCAACCGCGTGGTGTCGCGCATCGACATTGCCGAGCGGGTCTGGGACGTGTCGTTCGATACGGGCACGAACGTAATTGAGGTGTACGTCAACTTTCTGCGGAAGAAGATCGACCGCGACTTCTCACCCAAGTTGATTCATACGGTGGTGGGCATGGGTTACGTCCTGCGTGCGTCATGA
- a CDS encoding sensor histidine kinase yields MTIREKISYLFACITASILLVFSLAIYFFSAQYSLQAFQTRLREKAFTTGRLLIDVQEIDETLLKIIDHNNLTSLPNEEVIIYDYQNHILYKSGTDTLFVPTEVLNQARLEGEYAYRAGNREVVAVKYTDPENRFVVVASAFDQYGRGKLRNLALILALGWLACVGVVIGAGFFFARGVLHPMTRVVDQVARISASNLDARVNEGNGQDEIAQLAQTFNQMLSRLQAAFETQRSFVANASHELRTPLTAMAGEIDVALLQERSVEEYQEVLQSVQDDNKQMIRLVNNLLALAQVSGATASLPLRPVSIDELLWQTRERLLQQHPAYSVDLWFGTVDEGDLEGEGNEQLLQTAFFNLMENACKYSDPHWVGVELSTTATALCVRIIDKGPGIPLAEQARIFEPFFRANHTQRVAGHGIGLSLTQRIVQLHQGTLALHSSEGQGSVFTVTLPRAVGVGTSATNALIASANPG; encoded by the coding sequence ATGACCATCCGCGAAAAAATCAGCTACCTCTTCGCCTGCATCACCGCTTCTATCTTACTGGTTTTTTCCCTCGCCATTTACTTCTTTTCGGCGCAATACAGCCTGCAGGCGTTCCAGACCCGGCTGCGCGAAAAGGCGTTTACCACCGGTCGTCTGCTGATCGACGTGCAGGAGATCGACGAAACGCTGCTGAAAATTATCGACCATAACAACCTCACTTCGTTGCCGAACGAGGAGGTCATCATTTACGACTACCAGAATCACATCCTTTACAAGAGCGGAACCGACACGCTGTTTGTGCCGACGGAAGTGTTGAACCAGGCGCGTCTGGAAGGAGAATACGCCTACCGGGCGGGCAATCGCGAAGTCGTGGCCGTCAAATACACCGATCCGGAAAACCGGTTTGTGGTGGTGGCGTCGGCGTTCGACCAGTACGGCCGGGGGAAACTGCGGAACCTCGCCCTGATTCTGGCCCTGGGGTGGCTGGCGTGCGTGGGGGTAGTGATCGGCGCAGGTTTTTTCTTTGCCCGGGGGGTGCTGCACCCGATGACCCGCGTGGTCGATCAGGTCGCGCGGATCTCGGCCTCGAACCTGGACGCGCGCGTTAATGAGGGCAACGGACAAGACGAAATTGCGCAACTGGCCCAGACGTTCAACCAGATGCTGTCGCGCCTGCAGGCCGCGTTTGAGACCCAGCGTAGTTTTGTGGCGAATGCATCGCACGAGTTGCGTACGCCGCTGACCGCCATGGCGGGCGAAATCGACGTTGCCTTACTGCAGGAGCGCTCGGTCGAAGAGTACCAGGAGGTGTTGCAATCGGTGCAGGACGACAACAAACAAATGATTCGCCTGGTCAACAACCTGCTGGCGCTGGCCCAGGTCAGTGGCGCCACGGCGTCGCTCCCCCTGCGCCCCGTCAGCATCGACGAACTTCTGTGGCAAACGCGCGAACGTCTGTTGCAACAACACCCGGCCTACAGCGTGGACCTCTGGTTCGGTACGGTCGACGAGGGCGATCTGGAAGGCGAAGGCAACGAGCAGCTACTGCAAACAGCGTTTTTTAACCTGATGGAAAACGCCTGTAAATATTCGGACCCACATTGGGTGGGCGTTGAATTGAGCACCACAGCGACGGCCCTCTGCGTCCGCATCATCGACAAAGGTCCGGGCATTCCGCTGGCTGAACAGGCGCGCATCTTCGAACCCTTTTTCCGGGCTAACCACACCCAGCGGGTGGCCGGACACGGCATTGGGCTTTCGCTGACACAGCGCATTGTGCAGTTGCACCAGGGCACGCTCGCACTGCATTCGTCCGAGGGGCAGGGCTCTGTGTTTACCGTGACTTTGCCGAGGGCAGTCGGGGTGGGGACTTCCGCCACAAATGCGCTCATAGCCAGCGCAAACCCAGGGTAA